One Candidatus Binatus sp. genomic window carries:
- a CDS encoding CoA transferase has protein sequence MAEQQPPPLAGIKVVDLTRYFAGPFCTQILGDYGAEIFKIEPVENPRGELGASQGPDNYFFLSANRSKKSLRVAIKKPQGREILMRLIDAADVVVDNFRPGVMQALELDYETLAMRNPRIITCSISGFGSTGPLRDFPGFDQIAQGMSGLMSVTGTVESGPTRVGIAICDLLGGIFSAQGILLALEARHRDGRGQRVETSLLESIVSILTWSAGIYFETGKTPAPAGNHHPLVSPYGTFEASDRPFNIACGNETMWQNLVAAIGRPELAADDRFKSSGQRLKNRAALTLEINRALAPHPAEHWIQLFNQQGIPSGPILTIEEMFKHPQTAARAMLLRMPHPELGEYLTTGLAAKLEATPGRITRPPLVGEHTDEVLAAHGYTPADLKRLRASGTIA, from the coding sequence ATGGCCGAACAGCAGCCGCCGCCCCTGGCGGGAATAAAAGTTGTCGATCTGACCAGGTATTTCGCCGGTCCGTTCTGCACCCAAATCCTCGGCGATTACGGCGCCGAGATTTTCAAGATCGAACCGGTCGAAAATCCGCGCGGCGAGCTGGGCGCCAGCCAGGGTCCCGACAACTACTTCTTTCTCTCCGCCAATCGATCCAAGAAAAGTTTAAGAGTCGCCATCAAAAAACCCCAAGGGCGCGAAATCCTGATGCGCCTGATCGACGCCGCCGACGTGGTCGTGGACAACTTCCGGCCCGGCGTCATGCAAGCGCTCGAACTGGACTACGAAACGCTCGCGATGCGCAATCCGCGCATCATCACCTGTTCCATCTCGGGCTTCGGCTCGACCGGGCCGCTGCGCGATTTCCCCGGCTTCGATCAGATCGCGCAGGGGATGTCGGGCCTGATGAGCGTGACCGGAACCGTCGAGAGCGGGCCGACCCGCGTCGGCATCGCCATCTGCGATCTGCTCGGCGGAATTTTTTCTGCGCAAGGCATCCTGCTCGCACTCGAGGCGCGCCACCGCGACGGCCGCGGCCAGCGCGTCGAGACTTCGCTGCTCGAATCCATCGTCAGCATCCTGACCTGGTCGGCGGGAATTTATTTTGAAACCGGCAAGACTCCCGCGCCCGCCGGCAACCATCATCCGCTGGTGTCGCCGTATGGCACGTTCGAGGCGTCGGATCGGCCGTTCAACATCGCCTGCGGCAACGAGACGATGTGGCAAAACCTGGTCGCCGCAATTGGACGGCCGGAACTCGCTGCCGACGATCGATTCAAGAGCAGCGGGCAGCGGCTGAAAAATCGCGCCGCGTTGACCCTGGAAATAAATCGCGCGCTCGCCCCGCATCCCGCCGAGCATTGGATCCAATTGTTCAATCAACAGGGCATCCCGTCGGGGCCGATTCTCACCATCGAGGAAATGTTCAAGCATCCGCAGACCGCCGCGCGCGCGATGCTGCTGCGGATGCCGCATCCCGAACTCGGCGAGTACCTGACCACCGGGCTGGCCGCCAAGCTCGAGGCAACGCCGGGCAGGATTACGCGCCCGCCGCTGGTCGGCGAGCACACCGACGAAGTCCTGGCCGCCCACGGCTACACGCCCGCCGATCTAAAACGCCTGCGCGCCTCCGGCACGATCGCCTAA
- a CDS encoding ABC transporter ATP-binding protein produces MRSVIELVGMTKTYVLGEVEVNALRGVNLKIERGEFVAVMGASGSGKSTLMNMLGCLDRPTSGRYLLEGEDVAQLNESELATIRSRRIGFVFQNFNLLSRTSALENIELPLFYSAWTADGESRAADLVKLVGLAGREQSHPNQLSGGQQQRVAIARALVNRPSILLADEPTGNLDSTNSAEIMEVLTKLNREQGLTVIVVTHDPEMAAYADRVVTFRDGAIISDTRKDGAGARAGAGGNAAVPA; encoded by the coding sequence ATGAGAAGCGTGATTGAACTGGTCGGTATGACCAAGACCTACGTGCTTGGCGAGGTCGAGGTTAACGCGCTGCGCGGCGTCAACCTGAAGATCGAGCGGGGCGAGTTCGTCGCGGTGATGGGTGCGTCGGGCTCGGGCAAATCGACGCTGATGAACATGCTGGGATGCCTGGACCGTCCCACCAGCGGCCGCTACCTGCTGGAGGGCGAGGACGTCGCGCAACTGAACGAGTCGGAGCTGGCGACGATCCGCAGCCGTCGAATCGGGTTCGTCTTTCAGAACTTCAACCTGCTGTCGCGGACCTCGGCGCTGGAGAACATCGAGCTGCCGCTGTTCTATTCGGCGTGGACCGCGGACGGAGAGAGTCGCGCCGCCGACCTGGTGAAACTGGTGGGGCTGGCGGGCCGTGAGCAGAGCCATCCGAATCAACTCTCGGGCGGGCAGCAGCAACGCGTGGCGATCGCGCGCGCGCTGGTCAATCGCCCGTCGATCCTGCTCGCCGACGAGCCGACCGGCAATCTCGACTCGACCAACTCGGCCGAGATAATGGAGGTGCTCACCAAGCTCAATCGCGAACAGGGCCTCACGGTGATCGTGGTGACGCACGATCCGGAGATGGCGGCCTATGCGGACCGGGTCGTCACGTTTCGCGACGGCGCGATCATCTCGGATACGCGAAAAGACGGCGCTGGCGCGCGTGCTGGCGCCGGCGGCAACGCGGCTGTGCCGGCC
- a CDS encoding efflux RND transporter periplasmic adaptor subunit: MKLSSIKNSAWMLAIAAIIVVTGVWYFLGRSSSGTRIVTAAVTEGPIVRSITATGTVNPVITVQLGTYVSGPIIAIYKDYNAPVTKGQLIAKIDPSTYQVTVDIARATLANSIAQLGKDQADLDYKKVTYNRNLELYKADAVSKDALDSAYSAWQMDVAQIKLDHANIQQQTANVKAAEVNLNYTNIVSPVDGTVVSRNVDVGQTVAASFQTPTLFLIAKDLTKMQVDSNVSESDIGYVRQGQKATFRVDAFPDRDFEGVVAQVRQAPITVQNVVTYDVVVSVENPELLLKPGMTANVTVVTASKAKAVRVPVDALRFAPPGEPPANSAALDGAPGQQTRVWVLADGKVTPVTITTGLSDGTWVEVAEGDLHAGDRVVTDEVHSAGSSSSHGGGGITGMMHMPH, translated from the coding sequence ATGAAATTGTCCAGCATCAAAAATAGCGCGTGGATGCTTGCGATCGCCGCGATCATCGTAGTCACAGGCGTCTGGTATTTCCTTGGCCGAAGTTCGTCCGGGACAAGAATTGTTACCGCTGCGGTCACAGAAGGGCCGATCGTGCGCTCGATCACGGCGACTGGAACGGTCAATCCGGTCATCACGGTGCAGCTCGGCACTTACGTGTCGGGACCGATCATCGCAATTTATAAAGACTACAATGCGCCGGTGACGAAGGGGCAGCTAATCGCGAAAATTGACCCGAGCACTTACCAGGTGACGGTCGATATTGCGCGTGCGACGCTGGCGAACTCGATCGCGCAACTGGGCAAGGACCAAGCCGACCTCGACTACAAGAAAGTCACCTACAATCGCAACCTGGAGCTGTACAAGGCCGACGCGGTCTCGAAGGACGCGCTGGATTCGGCGTACAGCGCATGGCAGATGGATGTCGCGCAGATCAAGCTCGATCACGCCAATATCCAGCAGCAGACGGCCAACGTGAAAGCGGCCGAGGTCAACCTGAATTACACCAATATCGTGTCGCCGGTTGACGGCACGGTGGTCTCGCGCAACGTGGACGTGGGCCAGACGGTGGCGGCGAGCTTTCAGACGCCGACGCTGTTTCTGATCGCGAAGGACCTGACCAAGATGCAGGTGGACTCCAACGTCAGCGAGTCCGATATCGGCTACGTGCGCCAAGGGCAGAAGGCGACGTTTCGGGTGGACGCGTTTCCCGACCGCGATTTCGAGGGCGTGGTCGCCCAGGTTCGGCAGGCGCCGATCACGGTTCAGAACGTGGTGACCTACGACGTAGTGGTGAGCGTGGAAAATCCCGAGCTGCTGCTGAAGCCCGGGATGACGGCGAATGTGACCGTCGTGACCGCGTCAAAAGCCAAGGCGGTGCGCGTTCCGGTTGACGCGCTGCGCTTTGCGCCGCCCGGAGAACCGCCGGCGAATTCCGCGGCGCTTGACGGAGCGCCCGGCCAACAGACTCGAGTCTGGGTTCTCGCGGATGGCAAAGTCACACCGGTCACGATCACCACCGGGCTCAGCGACGGAACCTGGGTCGAAGTCGCCGAGGGCGACCTGCACGCGGGCGATCGCGTGGTGACGGACGAAGTTCACAGCGCGGGTTCATCTTCGTCGCACGGCGGCGGCGGAATAACCGGGATGATGCACATGCCCCACTAG